The Marivirga salinae DNA window CCAGCTTATACTTGCAGTCCCTTCAGTATTCTCCGCTTTTAAGGTAATATCTTCTGGGCAATTGTTAACCATAATACCAGCATCATCCAGTACATGTACTTCAAAACTGCAAAAACTTCTGTTTCCAGCATCATCAACAAATTCATATTCTACAAGTGTTACACCAACTGGAAAAGTACTTCCGGATTCATAATTTGAACTCACGCTAACTGAATTGCAATTATCAGTGGCAGTAGGTGGTTCCCATTCAACAACAGCCTCACAATCATCTGATGCATTAACACTGATATTTTGCATACAATTAAGACCCTCAGGCTCTGTTTGATCAATTACTTCTACTTCGAATGTGCAATTAGCAGTTGCACCATTTTCATCCGTGGCAATATATTCAATTATGGTAATCCCAATTGGCAACTCATCCCCTATTTGATAATTACTGCTAATATTAAGATTGGAGCAATCTTCAAAAATAGGTTCCTCCCAGTTAGCAATTCCAATACATTGCGCATTCGCATTAAGTGTAATTTTGTCAGGAGAAGACAGTAGTATTGGGCTGCTTTCGTCTTCCACCAATATCTCAAAACTGCAGATGCTACTGTTACCTGCATTATCTGTTGCTGTATAAGTAACAGTCGTTGTCCCTACAGGAAAAACTTCTCCTGAAAAATAATCGCTTTCTAAAGTGATTTCGGTATCACAATTATCTGTTACTACAGGTGATGTCCATTCTGCAATAGCTTGGCATTGTGAATCTGCAGTAAGAATGATATCTGTCACACAAGTTTTAAATTCAGGAGCTTGATCATCCTCTACTGTCACGTTAAAGCTACATTCTATTTCATTTCCTGAATTATCTGTGGCAGTATAAGTCACAAGAGTGGTTCCCAAAGGAAATATATCACCAGAGTTGTGCTTAGAGGTAACTTGGAGACTGTTATCGCAATTATCAGAGAAAACTGGGGCATCCCAGTTTACAACTGCTTCACAATCATTACTTATGAAAACAGTAATATTTTCTGGGCAATTTGATATGGTAGGCCCATAATTATCTTCGACTATAACATTAAAATTGGCAGTATTTTCATTCCCCGCTTCATCGGTTGCTGAATATTGGATATTAGTTTCTCCCAAATTGAAAACATCCCCTGAATTGAAATTACTAGTAATGACAACGGAAGAGCTACAATTGTCTTCAGCTAATATCTCATCCCAAGTGGCAACGGCTTCGCAATTTTCATTAGTTGTTACCCTTACTTCGGTTGGAATATTAAGGAATTCAGGATCAGTATTATCCGAAACGGTGACATCAAATGAGCACTGAGCTGCATTTCCACTGTCATCAGTAGCAGTATAATTAACTGTAGTAGTTCCCAAAGGAAAATTGCTTCCATTTGTAAAATTAGATCCTATATTTATAACAAGATCACAGTTATCGCTCACCGTAGGTTCGACCCATTCCGCCTCTGCCTCGCAGTTATTATTAGCATCTAGGAAAAGACTTGTAGGACATGTATCGAATACAGGTGGTATAGTATCATATAAAGTAATTGTAAAACTACAGCTGGCGTAAATTTTACCGTCCTTTCCAGAGGTATATGTGACTGTTGTGGTTCCCAGAGGAAAAGCATCTCCGGAGTTATGTGTACTTTCCAATTGCAAGTCACAAGGAACTATGGGTAGACCCCATAATACACTTCTATCGCAATTTCCATTTACATCTATTTCAAAATTTGAAGGACAATTACTTAAAGCATAGGCAGATGTGGGTTTTACATGTACAATAAAACTACACTCATCCACTACATTTCCGCCAGCGTCTTTTTCAGTATATGTTACAATGGTTTCTCCGATCTCAAATAAATCTCCTGGATCATGCGTTGACTCCACTGTTGAATTAGGATTTGGGGTAGTAGGAGGTGTCCAAGTTACAGCGGTATAACAGCCAGAGCTAATCGGTTCAGTTTGATTACCTGGACAATTTTGCAATTTAATAGTCGGTGTTTTTTTTTCAACAATTGCTTCTCTTATTTCTAAACTTTTATCCTTTAGAAAGAAATTACTTTTATCAGCTTTGGCATTGAAAACACAAAAACAAGTCCAGTAAAATATTAAAATAATTACATTAGCTTTCATTTTACAAAAAAGTATAGCCAACAAATAGTAAAATGTATGGTAGTAATATATAGAAAAACAAACAAATACAAAAGTTTATTCAATTTTAAATACTGTTGAAGAATAAGAGATAAACAACTATAAATCATAGTTTTGACTTACAAATACGGTTTCTAGATGTTAATGGAACCATAAATCTCATAAAAAAATGGATCGAATAAAAATCTTTCTTTTCTTTTAAATACTATCCCACTATATGCTTCTATTGAAAAATGGTTAAGACATTGAATGTTGGGGAGATGTAATAGATTTGTTCTATCATCTGAAGCATTTTTCTATCATAAACTTCATTTCTCAATCTTTGATTAGTACAATTTTAAATCTAAAATAGTTTGATTTTTTTTTTGTTTTTTAGTGATTGGACACTTCTAGCCTGTAAAACAATGTGATGTTCATTTTTTTCTTGTCAGACTCTGCCAGTCGTACTTGGAGAGAAACATTGTTAAGGATCAGTTTTTATGGTTTTCGAAGTCATGATACCAAAAAACACCCATACCCTCTCATTTTGAGTGCTCTTGCTTTTACTTTTCTTAGCCCATTATGGTTCTTGTGGTTTCCAAAGCTTCCTTCCAATACCGTTGACCTGTCTTTGTTAAGTTCGGTCTGTAAGGCTTTTACATTCATTATAAGCATTAAAGTCCATCAAGTAGCTCTAGCCATTCTTTCGGGCTTTCCCTTTTCATAGGTAAGCTGTTTACGCTTTTGGTCAACAAACATGTTCCTTGGCCATTTCACACCGCTAATCTGGGAGCACCTTTACTGCTTTCATCCTGTGAGAGAAAGCACTCTTTCAGTTCCTTTAAAGAAAGTCTTTCATGCACTTTTCCGATTTCGAGTGTCTTGAAAACATACCATTTTGGAGCAACTATTAATTTGAATGGGAATAAATTCAGCTGTGCTATATCGCAATTGTTATTTATTTTTTCTCAACTACAATAAAACACAAAACCCAGGAAATTGCCATACATGGTGAAATCCAGGGTTATAAATCAACTTTATTTGTGCTTTATGATTTTCTAAAATTATCGGTATTCAAAAGTCTACCTAAGACATGTAAATTATCTTAAGAAAATCCTTAATTAATAACGTTATGAACTAAATTCTCAGGTAATAAAATCAACCAAATGGCACTTCTTTTATCTTAATACCTAATTCCTGTCGGATTTTCTTGATTTGAGTGACTTCATTTTTAGTACACAAGGCCATGCTCACACCCGTTTTACCTGCTCTGGCTGTTCTTCCACTTCTATGAACATAGTAATCAACTTGCTTAGGAATTTCGTAATGAACTACAAATGCCAGATTAGCTACATCAATGCCTCTTGCAGCAACATCTGTGGCTATCAATAAATCAAGCTTTTTATTCTTAAAAGCTCTCATTTCTTTATCTCTATCCTTTTGGTGCATATCGCCTTCCAAAATTCCAGTTGAAATTTTTCTTGCATTCAGCTGTTCATGAAGTGTTCTGGCTGCATTTTTAGTATTACAGAAAATAATACCTCTCTCCTGCTTTTGAGTCTTCAAGAAATAATCTAGTACCATCATTTTTTCATCAGCATCGCATGGCACATACTGATGCATGATCTTTTCATTCACTAATTCATTTCCAGATGCTTTGATTTGCTTAGCATTAGGATCTAAATATTGCTTAATAATGTATTTGATATCAGTAGGAATTGTAGCTGAAAACAACCAAATATCCTTTTTATGCTTCATTGTATTCAAAATGAATTCCAAATCTTTTTTGAAACCCATGCTTAACATCTCATCAGCCTCATCCAACACCATCAATTTTGCATCTCTGATATCTACGGCTTTCCTTCTGATTAAATCATTAAGTCTCCCTGGAGTAGCTACTAAAATTTGAGTAGGCCTTTTCAGGTTTTGAATTTGCTTTTCAATTTTCTCTCCACCAAAAACCACTTCCATAAATACCTGATCAGAATATTTGGTGAACTTGAACAACTGATGCTTTATTTGTTGCGCTAATTCTCGAGTTGGAGATAAAATTACCGCTTGAATTTTGTCGTCTTTAGGATTAATTCGTTCTAAAATGGGTAATCCAAAAGCAGCAGTTTTACCTGTTCCGGTTTGTGCTTGAGCAACCAAATCACCTTCATTCTGCATTAAATGACTAATAACTAATTCTTGAATCTTGGTCGGATTCTTTATATTCAATTCAGATAAACCTTTGATGAGTTTATCAGATATTCCTAATTCCTTAAATGTCATGTTTTATATTACTGATATTATTAATTCCTTCTTTTGAAAGACTTCTTCTTTTTAAAGCTCGAAGGTTTTCTTTTACGAGCATTTTCCTCATATTCAGGGCCTTGACCAATTTGATTTGGTAAGCTGTTGGTCTTCATAATTGATTTTTCAATCAAGGCTTCAATACGGTTGAATTTCTCCATATCCATTTCATTGATAAAGGTTATGGCTTCCCCTTTAGTAGCTGCACGGGCAGTTCTACCAATTCTATGGACATAATCTTCAGGATCACCTGGAACATCATAATTCACTACTAGGCTGATATTCTCCACATCAATTCCACGAGAGATAATATCAGTTCCGATCAAGACTTGAACTTTTTTAGCTCTAAAATCACGCATGATAATTTCTCTTTCCTTTTGATCTAAATCACTGGAAAAAGCTTTCACTGACATGCCAATATCTTTTAAGTCGCGCTCTAAAGATTTAACTTTATCTTTTTTCCCTGCAAAAACGATAGCTGTTTCATAGATTCCTGAACCTAGAATAAATTTTAACAATGGTGTTTTTTGATCATCATGAGTTAAAAAAGCCTTTTGTGAAATGCCGGCTGCAGGCTTAGAAATTGATAAGCTTATCTCTTCAGGATTATTTAGTATGGCTCCAGCCAATTTTTTGATCTTTGGAGGCATAGTAGCTGAAAATAAAAGCGTTTGCCTTTTTTCAGGAAGTTGTTTTACGATTCTCATGATATCATCATGAAAACCCATATCCAACATTCTATCGGCTTCATCTAAAACTAAATGTTGAACGTTGTCCAACTGAGTTTCATTTGAATTCAAAAGTGCAATTAGTCTTCCAGGAGTAGCTACCAAAATATCTACACCCGCTCTAATGGCTTTCTTTTGTTGTTCCCAAGCTGCACCGTCTCCACCACCATAAATGGCAATACTGCTTGCATTAGTGAAATATGAGAAGCCTTCTATTTGCTGATCTATTTGTTGTACAAGCTCTCGAGTTGGAGCTATTATTAAAGTATTTACACCTTTGGTTTCACCACCGATGGCAATCTTATGTAAAACAGGTAGTACAAAAGCAGCAGTTTTACCGGTTCCTGTTTGCGCACAGGCTATTAAGTCTTTACCATCTAATATTTTAGGAATGGCTTCTGTTTGTATGGGTGTGGCTTTTAGAAAGCCCATCATTTCCAAGCCTTCGCTCAGCGTGGGATGAAAATTTAATTCTTTAAATTCCAATTTCTTTATTTTTAATAATTCGAAACTTTGCAGTTTGTATCAAAGGTAATGAATAGCAGGGATATATAGCTAAAAATTGGACAGATTCGCATTTTCAAGTATTATTTTCCACATGATCAGTCCGTTTCACTACATCACGTATTATTAAATCCAGTTCCAAAGAACTGTCTCTAATAGATTGAATAACTTTTACTTTATCATCATGATGAATGCTTTCAAATTTCTCAAGATAATCTAACAAACCTAAAAGTCTAGCTAATGGCGCCCTCACTTCATGACTTTGAATCCAGGCAATTTCTTTGAATCTTTCATTCTGCTGTTTAATAGATCTGATGTAATTATTTCTTACTGAAATATCTCGAATAATCCCCTGAATTTGCCCTTGAGAGGTAAGTTTGCAATTTATTTCAATAGGGATATCTATTTTATTTTCTGAAAATAAAATAGCTTCCTCTAATGCAGCCCCATTTTCATGAATAATATCGGTAATGGTCAAACTATCCCTGTTTTGTAGTTTGACTAATTGATTAAGATTATATTCGGTTATTTTTTCAACCGGTATACCAGTCATTTTAAATCCCTTCTCGTTTAATTCTATTAAATTTCCGCTCTCATCAGTTACAAAAATTGCATCGGAAGCTTGCGATACAAGGTTTCTATATTTTTGCTCACTTTTCTCAAGTTCTTGAGCTGATAATTTACTTTCAGTTACTTCCCTCACCACTGCCAACACTTTTTCTGAATTAATTGCAATAAATCTAGATTCAAAATATTTCCTCCCGTCTTTAAAGTCTAAATAATAGGAATGTTCAGTAATTTCTTTTGAACTAATTGCCTTTTGAATAGCCAAATGAATATTTTCAGCAAACTTTTTCTCAAATAATTGGTAGACAGATTTCCCTATAAATTCATTTGGTTTATAAATTAATAGAGAATGCTGGTAGGCATGAAAATCTAGATAATTAGCATCTTTATCATAAATAAATATTAAATCTGGAATAGCCTTAACCATAGAAGTTAGGTAATCATTATTTACTTCAATTTCCTTAGTTTTCTCGGACAACAGCGACTCTAACTTTTCAGGTTTTTTCAATAATTGATAGCTATGTAGACCACTTCCAAGTGATGAAGCAATTGTTAAAGTAATTACTACTGCTAATAATATATAAATAAGAGGATCTTGTTGATAATATCCTGATATTTTCCACCCTGACTCTTCAAATTGATAGCTTAACAATAAACTGCCATTCGATTTATTTGTAGTGAAATATTCTTCTTTTTTAGTATTTGGATTTATTTTTGATAATTGAAAACTAATATTCTCAATTTCAGAATTAGTAATTCCAGAAGCTTTTAGAAAATCTTCCATTTTGATCAGGACTGCAGAGAAACCCCAAAATTCCTTTTCATGAAAAATTGGTAATCTTCCAACTATGCCTATACCACCTTGCTGAAATTCAAGTGGGCCAGCATAATAAATTTTCTTATTGATAATTGCTTTATTTGCTTCAATACTTGTTTCAGAATCTTTTAAAATATCAAAACCAATTACAGATTGATGTAAATCATAAGGATAAACATATTGAATTTCACCTTTTCTCAGTATTTGAACGCCATATAAATAAGGATGACGCGCCATTATTTCTTTGGCTACATGCTTGAAATTTTTAATAGTATCCGAAGTAGGATCAATTGTTAAACCAACAGCAAAGGCAGCAAAATTGCTATTGGTCATTATTCTTCGAATGTTTTCGGTTACAAGGTTTAATTCCGACTGTAATTGTTGTGTTTTTAGTTTTTGATAATATTGGTAGCTAATTAATATCGTAGTAGAAAACACTATAGCAGTAAAAGCACCTATGGCAATAGAAAATATTAATGACTTATTTTTTCTTTTTATTTTTGATATATGATTCATTAACACTACTTAATTACTTAAGTAAGATAATATATTTTATCTCAATCAAGAAAATAAAAAGACATTTAAATTATTGGTATTAGTGAAAAAATAAAAAAAAAATAGAGCTTTGAACATATCCAAAACTCTATCATAATTAAAAAAGATAAACCTTAAACGGCATCTGATAAACTCGTGAACGTAAAATCACGAATTTTCATAACTGGAACAAGGTTTCCATTGATTCGTTGTTGCTGTCCTAATTCCTCCAAATTATTCAACATGATAATTGGGCTCTCATTAAAACGCATATTCTTAATAGGATGCTTAATTTTACCATTTTCAATATAAAAAGTACCATCACGTGTTAAACCAGTATAGAGCAGTGTTTGAGGATCGACAGTTCGGATATACCATAAACGAGTTACTAAAATCCCTCTCTTTGTGCTTTTAATTAAGTCTTCAGTTGTGGCATCGCCCCCAACCATAATTCCATTTGCAGGACCTGGAACTGGTTCTACCCCTTGCTTTTTAGCCCAGTAACGGCTGTAAGACATGTTTTTGACTACCCCATTTTCAATCCAGCTAGTTCGCTCTCTAGGTAAACCATCGCCATTCCATCCATTCGCAGGAACTAGTTCATTGAATGGGTCTGAATATATATTGACTCTTTCATCCACTAGTTTTTCACCAATTTTAGTTCCACCTCCTTTTTTTGATAGAAAACTTCTTCCTTCATCAGCTTGTCTAGCTCCCATGTTGTACAACATATTCCCTAATAGTTGTACGGAAGCTGCAGGTTCCATTATTACGGTATATTTCCCAGGTTCAATAGCCTTCGCTTCTCTACTCATAATTGCTTTTTCCAAAGCCACAGCAGATGCCTCTGCGCCATTAAATTGGTTAACATCGTTATAGTCTCTGCTAACCCAACCTGAACCAGTTCCATCACTTGTACGCATGGTTACAGTGAATTCTAACTCGGATTCCTGAGAGTAGGCAAATAAGCCTTTAGAATTCATTATACTTGAAAAGCCTGAGGAATCTTCTAAATAACCAGCTGCAGTTACATCCTTTGCTTTTGCTGGCTCGATACTGTTTTTGGCGATTTCAGCTCTAAATTCAGGACTGATATCGGCTGTACTTTTAAAATATGTTTTGGATTCCTTATATTCTTGGGGACCTAAAGGTTCCATAAATTCTGGATTCTCAGGAGCTAGTTTTGCTAATTCCTCAGCTCTTTTCACCACTTTCCTTAATGACTCATCGTCAAATTCATTTATAGTAGAGGATGCTGATCTTTTTCCAAAATTTGCTGTTACACCTAAGCTGATGTCATCATTAAAGCCACTGGTGGTTACTGTATTTCTAGCATATCGGATATTGCCCCTTCCACTCCCCGATAGGCCTGCTTCCAAGCTATCAGCAGTAGAAAAGCTCATCACCTTTTCTAATATTTGCTTTGCTTCTTCTTTAGATAATATTGCCATTGTTAAAGATTTTAGTTTTAGACTAATAGGTTTAAGACTTATTAAAGCCAAAAACCATTGAATTAGAATTAAATATTTCTTGCAGTATTGATTACATTTACGCCATCGAAACGAGTCGTGGCACTGCCATGAGAAACTGAACTGATTTGTGACGGTTGTCCTTTTCCATCAAAGAAAGAACCGAAAGTTTTGTAATCACTTTTATCACAAATCTTAGAACAAGAATTCCAAAACTCCTGGGTATTGGATTGGTATGCCACATCATTCACAGGCCCTTTAATTTTCCCCTCTTCAATTTCAAAAAACAAAGTACCACCAAATTGGAAATTATAACGTTGCTGATCAATAGAATATGAACCACGACCTACAATATAAATTCCTTTTTCAACGTCCTTAATCATATCATCTGGACTGTATTCCTCTTTTCCAGGTTCTAATGATACATTTGGCATTCTTTGGAATTGAACATCATTCCAGCTTTGAGAATAGCAACATCCGTGAGATTCATCTTCATTTATGATATGAGCCTGATCTCTAATGGCTTGATAATTTACCAAAATTCCGTCTTTAATTAAATCCCATTTTTTGGTCTTCACTCCTTCATCATCATAACCTACTGCCCCTAAAGAGCCTTCTTGAGTTTTATCAGCAAAAACATTTACTATATCACTACCATATTTAAAATCTTTGCTTTTCCATTTATCTAAAGTAGCAAAGCTAGTTCCAGCATAGTTTGCTTCATATCCTAAAACTCTATCTAATTCAGTTGCATGTCCAATACTTTCATGTATCGTTAACCCGAGATGGTTAGGATCTAAAACAAGATCATATTTCCCTGCTTTAATAGAATCAGCTTTTAGCATTTCTTTGGTTTGCTTACCAGCTAAACCTGCATCTTCTATCATGTCATATCTATCAAAATAATGCATTGTGCCACCAGGACCTTCTTTTTTGCTTGAAGCCCTTGGATCCATATATTCAAACCCCATTCCCATTGGCGAGCTTAAGGCTTGTCTTGATTTATATTTCCCAGTATCTGGATCAATAGCGGTAACATTAAAGTTTGGCCAGATGCAATGAACATCTTGATCAATGTAAGAACCTTCGGTGCTAGCAAAATATTTTTGCTCATTGATCATAAATAAAGCACTATTCACATAATTAGCACCATTATTTATGGCTTCAGCATTTGCAGAAAGAAGTAAATCCACTTTTTCTTTTAAAGGAACAGCAACCGCATTCTTTTCAAGCGGTGTTTTCCAACTTACCTCTCCATAGGATTGTACCGGAGCTAACTGAACGGGTTCAGTTTGAATTTTCCCATTTGCTTTTGCTATGGCAGTAGCTTTTTCAGCTGCCTTCTGAATTCCAGCATCGCTAACATCTAAAGTGGAAGCAAAACCCCAAGTGCCATTCGCAATAACCCTTACTCCCACTCCGAAAGATTCCGTATTTACCGCATTCTGTAATTTATCTTCTCTAGTGAAAATATATTGGTTGAGATATCTTCCGATTCGAACATCAGCATAAGTAGCTCCATTTGCCTTAGCTGCATTTAATCCAATATCAGCTAATCTTTTTTTCTCTAAAACATCTATTGGGCTTTCTAGAAGTCTGTCCATATCCACCGCATTACCAATTAATGGCACGGTTAATAATGCTCCTCCTACACCCATTCCTGCTAGTTGTAAAAACTCTCTTCTCTTCATTTGGTTAATATTAAAAATGAATTGATTTATTTTATGAAAAATAATATCCGGTAAATTTCATTATTTAGCTAGTACAAAAGGATAAACGGCATTAGAAAACTTTAAGTGGATAAGCTTTGGAAAAAGAGACAGAACGCAAAATAATACATGTCGACATGGATGCTTTCTATGCATCCGTTGAGCAAATGGACTATCCTGAGCTAAAAGGAAAACCTGTGGCTGTTGGTGGAAACCGACAGAGAGGTGTGGTAGCAGCAGCAAGCTATGAAGCCAGAAAGTTTGGAATACATTCCGCAATGCCATCAAAAATAGCCGCCTCCAAATGCAAGGATTTAGTTTTTGTAAAACCTCGTTTTGAAAGGTATAGAGAATTGAGCCATCAAATTCGAGAGATTTTCTTTAGATATACTGATTTAGTAGAGCCACTTTCTTTAGATGAAGCATATCTAGATGTAACCGAGAATAAAATGGGGATTTCCACCGCTACTGACATTGCATTGGAAATTAAAAAAGCAATTAAAGATGAAATAGGACTGACTGCTTCCGCAGGTGTTTCCATTAATAAGTTTTTAGCGAAAATTGCTTCCGATTACCGAAAGCCTAATGGGATTTTCATCATTAAACCTCATCAAGTAATTCCTTTTATAGAAAAATTACCCATTGAAAAATTTTTTGGTGTTGGTAAGAAAACAGCTGAAAAAATGCACTCCTTGGATATCAAAACTGGAGCTGATTTAAGAAATAAATCAATAAAAGAATTAATTAAATATTTTGGTAAACAGGGCCGCTATTTTTATTCAGTAAGTAGAGGAGAAGATTTTCGAAAAGTAAATCCAAACAGGATCAGGAAATCTGTAGGAGCAGAAAATACATTCGCAATTAGTTTAAAAACTAAAACAGAAATATGGGAAGCTTTACAGCCCATTGCCGAAAAATGTTGGAAACGCTATAAGCAAAGTGATGCTAATGCCCATACTATAACGCTAAAAATAAAATTTGACGATTTCAAGCAAATAACTAGAAGCAAATCATATGAGGAAGCTATAGAATCAGCCAATCTATTTGATCAAGGTTTAGAAAGTCTGATGCAATCATTTGAATTATCGCAATCCGTCAGATTAGTAGGTTGTTCCTTATCTAATTTTGAAATAGAAGAAAAGGTAGGCGAAAATGGACAAATGACTTTAGGGTTTTAGTAAAAAAATCAATTTAATTTTTCAGCAAACAGCCTTTTCAACTTATCCACTTTAGGTTTAATAACAAACGTACAATAAGGCATTCCTTCATTTCTAGTATAGAAATCTTGATGAACTTCTTCCGCTGGATAAAATGCTTCAAAAGCTTTTATTTCAGTAACGATAGGGTCA harbors:
- a CDS encoding HYR domain-containing protein, whose amino-acid sequence is MKANVIILIFYWTCFCVFNAKADKSNFFLKDKSLEIREAIVEKKTPTIKLQNCPGNQTEPISSGCYTAVTWTPPTTPNPNSTVESTHDPGDLFEIGETIVTYTEKDAGGNVVDECSFIVHVKPTSAYALSNCPSNFEIDVNGNCDRSVLWGLPIVPCDLQLESTHNSGDAFPLGTTTVTYTSGKDGKIYASCSFTITLYDTIPPVFDTCPTSLFLDANNNCEAEAEWVEPTVSDNCDLVINIGSNFTNGSNFPLGTTTVNYTATDDSGNAAQCSFDVTVSDNTDPEFLNIPTEVRVTTNENCEAVATWDEILAEDNCSSSVVITSNFNSGDVFNLGETNIQYSATDEAGNENTANFNVIVEDNYGPTISNCPENITVFISNDCEAVVNWDAPVFSDNCDNSLQVTSKHNSGDIFPLGTTLVTYTATDNSGNEIECSFNVTVEDDQAPEFKTCVTDIILTADSQCQAIAEWTSPVVTDNCDTEITLESDYFSGEVFPVGTTTVTYTATDNAGNSSICSFEILVEDESSPILLSSPDKITLNANAQCIGIANWEEPIFEDCSNLNISSNYQIGDELPIGITIIEYIATDENGATANCTFEVEVIDQTEPEGLNCMQNISVNASDDCEAVVEWEPPTATDNCNSVSVSSNYESGSTFPVGVTLVEYEFVDDAGNRSFCSFEVHVLDDAGIMVNNCPEDITLKAENTEGTASISWDPPTATAGCSEITITSSHEPGSIFEKDINTVTYTFTKANGQTEYCSFDIIIEPIPLKIEINKLITPNGDGNNDYWLIEGIEKFSENQIIIVDRWGTEIYSAKGYNNNNVVWKGENKSGELVPRGTYYYYILVRNEQDAIERKGFIEILW
- a CDS encoding DEAD/DEAH box helicase, which translates into the protein MTFKELGISDKLIKGLSELNIKNPTKIQELVISHLMQNEGDLVAQAQTGTGKTAAFGLPILERINPKDDKIQAVILSPTRELAQQIKHQLFKFTKYSDQVFMEVVFGGEKIEKQIQNLKRPTQILVATPGRLNDLIRRKAVDIRDAKLMVLDEADEMLSMGFKKDLEFILNTMKHKKDIWLFSATIPTDIKYIIKQYLDPNAKQIKASGNELVNEKIMHQYVPCDADEKMMVLDYFLKTQKQERGIIFCNTKNAARTLHEQLNARKISTGILEGDMHQKDRDKEMRAFKNKKLDLLIATDVAARGIDVANLAFVVHYEIPKQVDYYVHRSGRTARAGKTGVSMALCTKNEVTQIKKIRQELGIKIKEVPFG
- a CDS encoding DEAD/DEAH box helicase, which encodes MEFKELNFHPTLSEGLEMMGFLKATPIQTEAIPKILDGKDLIACAQTGTGKTAAFVLPVLHKIAIGGETKGVNTLIIAPTRELVQQIDQQIEGFSYFTNASSIAIYGGGDGAAWEQQKKAIRAGVDILVATPGRLIALLNSNETQLDNVQHLVLDEADRMLDMGFHDDIMRIVKQLPEKRQTLLFSATMPPKIKKLAGAILNNPEEISLSISKPAAGISQKAFLTHDDQKTPLLKFILGSGIYETAIVFAGKKDKVKSLERDLKDIGMSVKAFSSDLDQKEREIIMRDFRAKKVQVLIGTDIISRGIDVENISLVVNYDVPGDPEDYVHRIGRTARAATKGEAITFINEMDMEKFNRIEALIEKSIMKTNSLPNQIGQGPEYEENARKRKPSSFKKKKSFKRRN
- a CDS encoding PAS domain S-box protein — encoded protein: MNHISKIKRKNKSLIFSIAIGAFTAIVFSTTILISYQYYQKLKTQQLQSELNLVTENIRRIMTNSNFAAFAVGLTIDPTSDTIKNFKHVAKEIMARHPYLYGVQILRKGEIQYVYPYDLHQSVIGFDILKDSETSIEANKAIINKKIYYAGPLEFQQGGIGIVGRLPIFHEKEFWGFSAVLIKMEDFLKASGITNSEIENISFQLSKINPNTKKEEYFTTNKSNGSLLLSYQFEESGWKISGYYQQDPLIYILLAVVITLTIASSLGSGLHSYQLLKKPEKLESLLSEKTKEIEVNNDYLTSMVKAIPDLIFIYDKDANYLDFHAYQHSLLIYKPNEFIGKSVYQLFEKKFAENIHLAIQKAISSKEITEHSYYLDFKDGRKYFESRFIAINSEKVLAVVREVTESKLSAQELEKSEQKYRNLVSQASDAIFVTDESGNLIELNEKGFKMTGIPVEKITEYNLNQLVKLQNRDSLTITDIIHENGAALEEAILFSENKIDIPIEINCKLTSQGQIQGIIRDISVRNNYIRSIKQQNERFKEIAWIQSHEVRAPLARLLGLLDYLEKFESIHHDDKVKVIQSIRDSSLELDLIIRDVVKRTDHVENNT
- a CDS encoding TldD/PmbA family protein, producing MAILSKEEAKQILEKVMSFSTADSLEAGLSGSGRGNIRYARNTVTTSGFNDDISLGVTANFGKRSASSTINEFDDESLRKVVKRAEELAKLAPENPEFMEPLGPQEYKESKTYFKSTADISPEFRAEIAKNSIEPAKAKDVTAAGYLEDSSGFSSIMNSKGLFAYSQESELEFTVTMRTSDGTGSGWVSRDYNDVNQFNGAEASAVALEKAIMSREAKAIEPGKYTVIMEPAASVQLLGNMLYNMGARQADEGRSFLSKKGGGTKIGEKLVDERVNIYSDPFNELVPANGWNGDGLPRERTSWIENGVVKNMSYSRYWAKKQGVEPVPGPANGIMVGGDATTEDLIKSTKRGILVTRLWYIRTVDPQTLLYTGLTRDGTFYIENGKIKHPIKNMRFNESPIIMLNNLEELGQQQRINGNLVPVMKIRDFTFTSLSDAV
- a CDS encoding TldD/PmbA family protein, with protein sequence MKRREFLQLAGMGVGGALLTVPLIGNAVDMDRLLESPIDVLEKKRLADIGLNAAKANGATYADVRIGRYLNQYIFTREDKLQNAVNTESFGVGVRVIANGTWGFASTLDVSDAGIQKAAEKATAIAKANGKIQTEPVQLAPVQSYGEVSWKTPLEKNAVAVPLKEKVDLLLSANAEAINNGANYVNSALFMINEQKYFASTEGSYIDQDVHCIWPNFNVTAIDPDTGKYKSRQALSSPMGMGFEYMDPRASSKKEGPGGTMHYFDRYDMIEDAGLAGKQTKEMLKADSIKAGKYDLVLDPNHLGLTIHESIGHATELDRVLGYEANYAGTSFATLDKWKSKDFKYGSDIVNVFADKTQEGSLGAVGYDDEGVKTKKWDLIKDGILVNYQAIRDQAHIINEDESHGCCYSQSWNDVQFQRMPNVSLEPGKEEYSPDDMIKDVEKGIYIVGRGSYSIDQQRYNFQFGGTLFFEIEEGKIKGPVNDVAYQSNTQEFWNSCSKICDKSDYKTFGSFFDGKGQPSQISSVSHGSATTRFDGVNVINTARNI
- the dinB gene encoding DNA polymerase IV, which produces MEKETERKIIHVDMDAFYASVEQMDYPELKGKPVAVGGNRQRGVVAAASYEARKFGIHSAMPSKIAASKCKDLVFVKPRFERYRELSHQIREIFFRYTDLVEPLSLDEAYLDVTENKMGISTATDIALEIKKAIKDEIGLTASAGVSINKFLAKIASDYRKPNGIFIIKPHQVIPFIEKLPIEKFFGVGKKTAEKMHSLDIKTGADLRNKSIKELIKYFGKQGRYFYSVSRGEDFRKVNPNRIRKSVGAENTFAISLKTKTEIWEALQPIAEKCWKRYKQSDANAHTITLKIKFDDFKQITRSKSYEEAIESANLFDQGLESLMQSFELSQSVRLVGCSLSNFEIEEKVGENGQMTLGF